From Coffea arabica cultivar ET-39 chromosome 2e, Coffea Arabica ET-39 HiFi, whole genome shotgun sequence, the proteins below share one genomic window:
- the LOC113728103 gene encoding CAAX prenyl protease 1 homolog, whose protein sequence is MAFPFMEAVVCFMILMYLFESYLDLRQHAALKLPTLPKTLEGVISQEKFEKSRAYSLDKSNFHFVHEFFTILMDSAILFFGILPWFWKKSGEFLVLAGLDAENEIFHTLAFLAGVMFWSQITDLPFSLYSTFVIEASHGFNKQTIWLFFRDMIKGIALAVVIGPPIVAAIIVIVQKGGPYLAIYLWGFMFVLSLVMMTLYPILIAPLFNKFTPLPDGELRAKIESLASSLKFPLKKLFVVDGSTRSSHSNAYMYGFFNNKRIVLYDTLLQQCKKDEEVVAVIAHELGHWKLNHTMYSFIAVQILTFLQFGGYILVRNSKDLFQSFGFDTQPVLIGLIIFQHTVIPLQHLVSFGLNLVSRSFEFQADAFAKKLGYSLALRAGLVKLQEENLSAMNTDPWYSAYHYSHPPLVERLAALDEPDKKAD, encoded by the exons ATGGCGTTCCCTTTTATGGAAGCTGTCGTTT GTTTTATGATATTGATGTACTTATTCGAGAGTTATCTTGATTTGCGGCAACATGCTGCCCTTAAGTTGCCTACGCTACCAAAAACTCTGGAGGGTGTAATCAGCCAAGAAAAATTTGAGAAGTCTCGAGCATATAGCCTTGACAAAAG CAACTTCCACTTTGTTCACGAGTTTTTTACCATTCTGATGGACTCTGCAATTCTGTTCTTTGGTATTTTACCTTGGTTTTGGAAG AAATCAGGAGAATTTTTGGTTCTTGCTGGGCTTGATGCGgagaatgaaatttttcacacgcTTGCATTTTTAGCTGGTGTTATGTTTTGGTCACAg ATTACAGATTTGCCATTTTCGTTGTACTCCACATTTGTCATTGAGGCAAGCCATGGTTTTAACAAA CAAACAATTTGGTTGTTTTTTAGAGACATGATAAAAGGAATTGCTCTAGCTGTGGTGATTGGTCCACCTATTGTTGCTGCCATCATTGTAATAGTACAG AAAGGAGGTCCTTACCTGGCAATATACTTGTGGGGATTCATGTTTGTTCTTTCCCTCGTGATGATGACGCTGTATCCCATCTTAATAGCCCCACTGTTTAACAAATTTACACCA CTTCCGGATGGAGAGCTTAGAGCAAAAATTGAGAGTCTTGCTTCCTCCCTTaagtttcctttgaagaaaCTGTTTGTTGTTGATGGATCTACAAGGTCAAGCCACAGCAAT GCATACATGTATGGGTTTTTCAACAACAAACGCATTGTTCTTTACGACACACTGCTTCAACAG TGCAAGAAAGACGAGGAAGTAGTTGCGGTTATTGCACATGAACTGGGGCATTGGAAGCTAAACCATACAATGTACTCTTTCATTGCTGTTCAG ATCTTAACGTTCTTGCAATTCGGAGGGTACATCCTTGTGAGGAACTCCAAGGATTTGTTTCAAAGTTTTGGGTTTGACACACAACCAGTTCTAATAGGGCTCATCATATTTCAG CACACTGTGATACCTCTGCAGCACCTTGTTAGCTTTGGTCTTAATCTTGTTAGCCGATCCTTTGAGTTCCAG GCTGACGCTTTTGCTAAGAAGCTTGGTTATTCATTAGCCCTTCGAGCCGGTCTTGTTAAATTGCAG GAGGAGAACTTGTCTGCTATGAATACGGATCCTTGGTACTCGGCTTATCACTACTCTCATCCTCCCCTTGTTGAAAGACTGGCTGCTCTTGACGAACCAGACAAGAAGGCAGACTGA
- the LOC113733220 gene encoding probable serine/threonine-protein kinase At1g01540, producing MSVYDAAFVNSELSKPTSIFGLRLWVVIGIFVGAVIVLILFLLSLCITAYRRRTSSTAKLHHPGKFSGAAELTPVVSKEIQEIVHDSHPDHRPIVPQALPEIQIDMGKVEHRVVFSDRGASSGESKATSGAETGSFGGSGALPEVSHLGWGRWYTLRELEAATDRLSDANVIGEGGYGIVYQGILADNTRVAVKNLLNNRGQAEREFKVEVDAIGRVRHKNLVRLLGYCVEGAYRMLVYEYVDNGNLEQWLHGEVGEVSPLTWDIRMNIILGTAKGLAYLHDGLEPKVVHRDIKTSNILLDSQWNAKVSDFGLAKLLNSERTYVTTRVMGTFGYVAPEYACTGMLNEKSDVYSFGILIMEIITGRSPVDYSRPQGEVNLVDWLKSMVGNRKSEEVVDPKLPEMPSSKALKRALLVALKCVDPDAHKRPKMVHVIHMLEADDLLFRDERRIGRESAGSNREYKENNLAGSNREYKENNLAGAKLVNQPYGNGASNNSEGDNGTSHDLPSRWR from the exons ATGTCGGTGTACGATGCGGCGTTTGTGAACAGCGAGCTATCTAAGCCAACCTCCATATTCGGCCTGCGGTTATGGGTGGTAATTGGGATTTTTGTGGGAGCCGTGATTGTTCTAATCCTTTTCTTGTTGTCTCTTTGCATCACCGCCTATCGCCGCCGCACCAGCAGCACCGCTAAACTTCACCATCCCGGAAAGTTTTCTGGTGCAGCCGAGCTGACCCCAGTTGTTTCCAAGGAAATCCAAGAGATCGTTCATGATTCCCACCCCGATCACCGCCCCATTGTCCCTCAG GCGTTGCCTGAGATTCAGATAGACATGGGGAAGGTTGAGCACAGGGTGGTATTTTCGGACAGGGGGGCATCGAGTGGGGAGAGTAAGGCAACAAGTGGGGCGGAGACAGGGTCGTTCGGTGGTAGTGGGGCATTGCCAGAGGTGTCCCATCTGGGGTGGGGAAGGTGGTACACTTTGAGAGAGCTCGAGGCAGCTACCGATAGGTTGTCTGATGCGAATGTGATTGGAGAAGGTGGATACGGGATTGTGTATCAAGGTATTCTGGCTGATAATACCAGAGTTGCCGTGAAGAATCTGTTGAATAACAG GGGGCAAGCAGAGAGGGAGTTTAAGGTTGAGGTGGACGCTATTGGGCGAGTGAGGCACAAGAATCTTGTCAGGCTGCTGGGATACTGTGTCGAAGGAGCTTATCG AATGCTTGTATATGAGTACGTGGACAATGGGAATTTGGAGCAGTGGCTCCATGGAGAAGTAGGGGAAGTCAGTCCTTTGACTTGGGATATACGGATGAATATAATATTGGGAACTGCAAAAGG TCTGGCATATTTGCATGATGGTCTTGAGCCAAAGGTTGTTCACCGTGACATTAAAACAAGTAATATACTACTTGATAGTCAGTGGAATGCCAAGGTGTCAGATTTTGGACTTGCAAAGCTGTTAAATTCTGAAAGGACTTATGTGACAACTCGTGTCATGGGCACATTTGG TTATGTGGCACCAGAATATGCGTGCACTGGCATGTTAAATGAGAAAAGTGACGTTTATAGCTTTGGAATACTTATCATGGAGATAATTACTGGTAGATCTCCAGTTGATTATAGCAGGCCACAGGGAGAG GTTAATTTGGTGGATTGGTTGAAGTCCATGGTTGGAAATCGAAAATCTGAGGAAGTGGTGGATCCTAAGTTGCCAGAAATGCCTAGTTCAAAAGCACTTAAACGTGCTCTTCTGGTTGCCCTGAAATGTGTTGATCCTGATGCCCATAAGAGACCAAAAATGGTGCACGTAATCCACATGCTGGAGGCAGATGACCTGCTGTTTCGTGAT GAACGACGAATTGGCAGAGAATCTGCTGGTTCAAATCGTGAGTACAAAGAAAATAATCTTGCTGGTTCCAATCGTGAGTACAAAGAAAATAATCTTGCTGGAGCAAAACTAGTCAACCAACCATACGGCAACGGTGCATCTAATAATAGTGAAGGTGACAATGGTACGAGCCATGACTTGCCATCTAGGTGGAGATAA
- the LOC113728105 gene encoding protein BPS1, chloroplastic-like: MSRPQDPHRPSFPFGNPFRMIMPKGSYLSPKLTELLNSFEESLAQRLRKLMPADREEILSLLWMKCAVESLSAIHTDIKTLITGLELPVSDWDEKWIDVYLDNSVKLLDICIAFSSELSRLNQGHLFLQCALHNLDCASSKQFVRACSSLDGWRHHIGSKNPRMENCFSILDNLIKTLNLPKIKNSSKGKVLMRAMYGVKVVTVFVCNVFAAAFSGSAEKLLDLQVEETRLWAEAFAGLQGFVNGEIRSIYSSGKATVLKELEAVDANVKKLYPIVQEGVGEEAEAYKNSVSDLGKRAEKLSQGLDLLAKEVDGFFQIVLSGRDALLCNLRVGTNVTDQLQEKKNVEVR; the protein is encoded by the coding sequence ATGAGCCGCCCACAGGATCCACACAGGCCTTCTTTTCCATTTGGAAATCCTTTTCGGATGATAATGCCCAAGGGCTCATATCTTTCTCCAAAGCTTACTGAACTGTTGAACTCTTTCGAGGAGTCACTAGCTCAGCGGCTTAGAAAGCTTATGCCTGCGGACAGGGAAGAAATATTAAGCCTGTTGTGGATGAAATGTGCTGTGGAGTCTCTTTCTGCTATTCATACGGACATAAAGACCCTTATCACTGGACTTGAACTCCCTGTCAGTGATTGGGATGAGAAATggattgatgtatatttggatAATAGTGTGAAGTTGCTGGATATCTGCATCGCTTTCAGCTCTGAACTTTCAAGGCTCAACCAAGGCCACCTATTTCTGCAATGTGCCTTGCACAACTTGGATTGTGCTTCCTCAAAGCAATTTGTGCGTGCTTGTTCATCGCTGGATGGTTGGAGGCATCACATTGGTTCAAAGAACCCCAGGATGGAGAACTGTTTTTCCATATTGGACAATCTTATCAAGACACTTAACCTTCCTAAGATTAAGAATTCTTCCAAAGGGAAGGTACTGATGCGAGCTATGTATGGAGTAAAGGTTGTCACTGTCTTTGTTTGCAATGTGTTTGCTGCTGCCTTCTCGGGTTCTGCAGAGAAGTTGTTAGATTTACAGGTTGAGGAGACTCGTTTGTGGGCAGAAGCTTTTGCAGGCCTGCAGGGCTTTGTCAACGGGGAGATAAGAAGTATATACTCCAGTGGGAAGGCCACAGTTTTGAAAGAACTTGAAGCAGTTGATGCAAATGTAAAGAAGTTATACCCCATTGTACAGGAGGGGGTGGGTGAAGAGGCCGAAGCATACAAGAATTCAGTCTCTGATCTAGGGAAAAGGGCTGAAAAACTTTCACAAGGACTAGATCTACTTGCAAAGGAAGTGGATGGTTTTTTCCAAATTGTTCTCAGCGGGCGTGACGCTTTGCTTTGTAACCTTAGAGTTGGTACTAACGTTACTGACCAAttacaagagaaaaaaaatgtagaGGTGAGGTGA